Proteins co-encoded in one Candidatus Methylomirabilota bacterium genomic window:
- a CDS encoding M20/M25/M40 family metallo-hydrolase, which yields VGETSPIVRIVREAHERVLGAPPRLTTALPAGAFVTDAADISRVGIPAVVYGPCEWRQLPDERARMEDLVQAARVYVRSAVAACRAAR from the coding sequence GGTCGGCGAAACCTCCCCCATCGTCCGCATCGTGCGCGAGGCGCACGAGCGCGTGCTCGGGGCCCCGCCGCGGCTGACGACGGCCCTGCCGGCCGGCGCCTTCGTCACCGACGCCGCCGACATCAGCCGGGTCGGCATTCCGGCCGTGGTCTATGGGCCGTGCGAGTGGCGTCAGCTGCCGGACGAGCGAGCCCGGATGGAGGATCTCGTCCAGGCCGCCCGGGTGTACGTCCGGAGCGCGGTCGCCGCTTGCCGGGCGGCCCGGTGA